The Lolium rigidum isolate FL_2022 chromosome 2, APGP_CSIRO_Lrig_0.1, whole genome shotgun sequence genomic interval gagagagagcaagttcttcaaaggcaacaatggatgagagagaatggaagaactgactcagcccaaggtggaagaagggctatttatagcccaagagcaaatataaccgttggggaaaagttgggctgagtcaaccatcggggaggccggtcaaccgggcctgaggccgggccgtccggtccagggcccggtcagaccgggccacagaccggactagCCGGTCCAAATCGATCGgcaggccggaccccgaccggggtcattttgtgtcgtccaggaggtcatccggttggcgcccggttggcgaccggttggcgaccggtcgaccggactgcgcgccggactggccggttggtaggccggtcaaaccgggcgagaaaccgggccagcaggaaaaacatgttttactaaaactgtgataacttttgtgtccggaccccgattgacatgaaaccaattttgttggaaagataacgacgaatagaaccccaacaaaaactggaaatatggagactcctcacaggatatttttagatgtttttagagagggagtctcccaccgtcaagaaacggtgaagacgtccaaactcgaaaacgcaatagaagatgcatgcggattccgttttcgatgaacttgggcttgttgtaaagctagcaacaagctcaagaacctcacacagagaaacaccaagaagcaatagggatatgcaaagtatgcaaaggattgagctctctaagacgatgtgatcaagttactcaaccgaaagcccctcttaatagtgcggctatctatcctataatccggtctcccaacatccaccttgagaccggtaaaaggaaaacctagcaaggccataccttttccttgcgcatcccgcttgatcttgatgataactcttcaagcttcactcaagccggaatgcctcacttgaccaatgttgcttcgtgaagactcacaaatgctcccccatacactatgatgggagagctccattgatgcacatcttcactagtccattatcaccaaatggatggcaagcttcaagcatgtgattcacttgagatgctcatcttgaacttgcccaactcaaccttgtatcttctcatactcacataagatagagcatggctaatattgagttccacataagaactccatcttcgtttcttcttcttgatcatatcacatatatatcttcataccgatgatcttgatgccaatacacaaggtataccttaatcttcatggcatccatacttgaatccaacacatggagtacaagtagcacctatggaatattccttcatataaactcaatgaaaacattagtccataggggttgtcattaattaccaaaaccacacataggggcaatatacccttacaacgggcaatctagcccaaactcttcgcgcaaggccgcttcagagacgctccacgtgtacatccttcaagcccatctcaattacggcccatctcctgatttggccaaaatctggtgataacaaggtcATACTCGCGAAGTGTCCACTGCAGTGACGGCGATCCCCCTCCCCGCATGATCTGGTCTTAGCAATGAAGGCAGAGGGGCGACCGCCCAGGATATTGTGAACTTCTAGGGGCCGGATGAAGAACCCCCCTACTGGGAGGCTGCCAACAAAAACTAGGGGGCGATGTAAAAACCATCCGCCCCTGGATGAAATTTACATCCGCCCCCTTACTGGGAGGCTGCCATCCTTCTGTTGGGGGCTGGACATTGGGGCCAAAATATGGTTTCCTGGCACCCGGATGGTCTAGCCCAATTTGTTCAGGGAATCTTCTGCGAATCTCGTCCTGGCCACCTAGGGGGGATGATCCGAGCACTGGATGGCCGGATTATCTGCCCTACAGAAACTGTagtccttcttcttttcttcccctCAACGTGTTCACATCCACCATTACCAGAGATCAAAGCATCCAATAAATAAACCAGATGGTGGATCTTTAGAAAAAGGTGGGTCATCATCCATAGTGATAAAATTGAATCCTACACATTTGAGCACACACGGGAAAATTCATCCATGTGTTGTTAGCTAACACACAAAACATAGATAAAGAGCTTGCTCTTTCACAAATCAATCCCCTCAAACTTTGAGAATCGGCGGAGGAGGGCCCGATCTACCTATCTACCCAAGAAAAATCGAATCCCCCAACCTTTCCTTTGTAGttttggaaaccctagatctcctTTTGTGGGGACCCTTGTTGAGAGTTCATCTAGAGGCTAGATTCGGTTTGTACTAGCTCCTgatgttgttgggagcctccaagttGTTTGTGGAGTCTTTCCCCAACCTTGTGTGAAGGTTAGCTGGCTCGACCAGCCTTGCTTAGTGGATAAGTGGGTTCGCCTTTATGATGTGCTCACCGAGGAATAAGGTGACGTCTTTGAGACGGTTGTCAACCTTCGTGGTGCCACACCTcctcaacgtagacgtacttcccgttGTCTCGCTACCTTTATCCCGCTCTCTTTACTTGTTGTTTCCTTATATTTGTTTGCATTGCATCACATATGTTCAACTCTACATTCAAGTTCACCGCTTTACTTTCTCACACCACCATAAAAATTGAGAAAGTATAAAAAGATTGTAGCGCTTATTCACCCCCTCCCCGGCCACCTCTAGTCACTCACGTACCCATTCACCACTTATTCCATACGAACTCTGGCGATCTATTCGGAAATCGAGTGGAGATTTTTGGTTCTCGTGCTCCTATGATCCCGctgtttttaaaaaaataaaaattcacatttacgagtttcatttttttgaaaataaatcTGGATGTAGATTATGATATATCACAAACTTGCAAAATATCAATTTTAAGTACTCCGTTGCTCCGGTACCTTGTGCTCTGAGCTACACGAAAATGACAACCACAAGAATTTCGCATTGGGATTTTGCATATTTTTAGGTTGCATCATTTACTATGTCCAAACTTGTTTtcagtttttttataaaaaaacttataACTGGAGCATCTTCACAGGCGCTCCCAATAGAGCTCACAATAGCTCTATTGAGAGAAAGCGCCCGCACCGGCGCTCCCCAAAAAGCGCCGGCATGTTTTGGAGCCCCATAAAAGTGCCGGCACTCCCGAAAGGATCCCTATGTTAAGGGCTTTGATTGGGAGCAACGGCACCAAATTTCTGCTTAAAAGATGCTAGCCGGACGCCGTATGGGGACGCCGGTGTGAGAAcatcatccccaaatagaggatgttgtgccggcgccTCCCATACGGTAGTGCCGGCGTCTATTTAGGggataccggtggagatgctcttagggtttTTTAAATGAAGGGATGTCGGTGCTTGAGAACCAAAGACACTTTTCATCAGAATTCTCGGTTTCCTGTTTCTTTTTCTCAATCCACTGCTCGTGCTGCTAGGGTTAACACGTACTACACACCGATGTATGTTCTCAATCAGGTGCCGGAAACAAACAAATTGGCTTGAACTGGCAGGTTCCATCAGTAGAAGGGAGGAGTTAAAAGCTGTTAGAAAGAAGGGCAGGtaaaagaatgaaaataacaGAGCTGGGGAGCTGTGAATGAGACGCTAACAGCAAGAAGGGCCAGCTGTCATGGTAACTTTTGcaaatcgatttttttttttttttttttttttgcgagtacAAGGGGCTGAAAGGAAATTCAGCAAATTACAGAGAGGACCCTagcagaaacaaaaaaaaacagtccAAGCCTCACTGCAACCCGACCACGTCgtcgtccatggcgccgtcgGTGGCGCGCCGCCGCTCCTGCTCTCCTTGACGCCTTGGATCGAGAGCTCCCCCgagcggacgggaagtcgccgagcGCCGGCCACAGAGGACCTACGCCAGCGGACGCCGTCGTCGCCGAACCAAACCTCCCCAACCTCCTGCACGATACATACAAGATTAGCATGCAGTGGCTATTTAAGGATTGTCTGTTCTTCCAAAAGAAGATGATGCGGCCTATGCAACATAACTTAATAAATGACACCAAAACTTCAGATTGAGGCAAGTATCCAAAAATCACCCCAGGAGATGCAGGTTCCATCAGGGTTAGAGAGACAGGCATGTGAAAGGATGTAAATTCAGAGAACACGGGGAAAACGTGCATGAAATGCTACCTGCAAGAAGTGGACCAGCAAATGTTATGATAAATTTTGCACACCCAGATGATATATATCGGCATGCAGTGGCTATTTAAGGATGGTCTGTTCTCCGAAAAGAAGATGTTGCAGCCTTTTCGACGAATCTTCACAAAAACTCCACGACTTAGATGAAAGCAAGTATGAAAAACTGTAGGTTATGGTAGGGTGTTGGCTCACTCCAAGCTTCTGCATATTTTTTTAAGGACTGAGCTTGTGCATATTTGTATAACtctcttttctatcaatgcatagGAACACAAAGCTGTTTGCCTTTTCGCGAGAAATAAGTATGAAAAACTGTCGGACGCTAAATGACCGTACCCTCTTTTGTCATGCTTAAAAAATGAGTAGTCTTTTGGTTGCCACCTTAGCTTTATTATACACAAGACATGAATAACCGATTCTAACGGATTATTGTCGGTAAACAGAGAAACTTATCCCAAAAGATATGCAAGAACTACAGTATATCCAACCTAGTTCAACAGGCTACCAGACATAATAACATAGATAAAATGTGATCCCGCCGTACCCACCCACCACATGAGTACATTGCAAGGTTACAAGCTGAGCGGCAACATTATCAGTTTACTTTGGATGCAACAATAACTAGTAGATtgaattgttgaagaaggacttTTTTATAGAATACTTGCTAGTCCTTCCTTCTTGACAGGCGGCCTATTCCCAGGGAATGCAGTGCGGGATACATCAACAAGAGCCTTGAAGCTGTATGGCTCATGCATTGACAGCTCTGAAAGTACCTTCCTGTTGAGTTGGACATTCTCCTTCACCAATCCATGCATGAAGTTTCCATAGTTCACCTAAATGGTCAGTAAAAGACAGCATATCAAAAACAGGTGCCTAAAGTAGCAAAATTATAAACCCAAGAACTTATGCCTTGGTAACTTATTCTGGTAGTACATACGGACACATGGGACATGGctgatgattttttttaaaatttcattttAACATGAGAATGCAAGAAATTCATTTCCTTGTAGAACTTAATATGCCAATGGATACATACCCCATGACTTGGGTATATTATTCTGCTAGTACACAGGGACACGTGGGACATGGCTGATCATTTCTTTGAAATTTTCACTGTAACATGAGAATGCAAGAAATTCATTTCCTTGTAAAACTTAATATGTCAATAGATACATACCCCATGGAGCCGTGTGCCAGCATTAATGCGCTCAATCCAGAGAGATCGCATGTCCCTTTTCTTGTTGCGCCGATCCCTGTATGAATATTGCAATGCTTTTTCCACACGCTCCCTGGCTATTCTTATGCAGTTTTTAGCCCTTCCTCTGAATCCCTTGGCTAACTTAAAAATCTTCCCCTTGTTCATCTTCGAGTTCTGAACTGACAGACTATGCCCTCCCTATATTCACAACATGAAGTGACAATGGACTAGTTATCAATCATTGTAATGAGATAAGAGTTCAGACTGCACATATACTTATGACATTTATTCCCTGGGTACAGGATGCATACAAATGAGGCATATCAGGAGATAAATTTCCATAACTAGCTTCATCGACACCTTAAACAACCGGTGACAGTTATTTAATCTTCTATTCTGTCTGTAATTTTTTTATCCTGCTAAAGGGATGAATAATCTGCGCTGTTGTAAAGGATGACACGAGCAGTATGATGTTCAGAAATCAATTCCCTTATCTCTGTACAAAAGGGTTAATTGGTTTTGCACATAACCTTGCACTATCATAAAGGTTATCCCACATTCCCACTGACAGCAATTAGTAACCTAACCGATGACACCAATAATATATCTTATCACGAAAAATCACAGACAATGGGTCACCACCACAAAATCTATTTCACAGCATAATCCTGTGATTTGTGTGTTTTTATAGCTGTTACATTCACAGCTGCTGCCCCCAAATACACCTAGCACTCAAATTACAAGGTAAAAGTAAAACTACTAGACACTGCAAGTCTGCAACGAACGTAATCTCGTCCAAATCAAATATATTAATCCAGTTATACCACCTGCCCTGTGGTTTGCCGGATATAATCTCACCCAAATATATGTAAATTTTCCCAAAATCGGCAAGCCTTTGGGTATCTCCCATGCGAATTTACTGAAACATCCAACCTGTAGTTGTCCCCACGATCCAAATCCAACCGTACGCTCTGACGAGCTATGAATCCTGTAACATATCGCGCCTAATCAAGATTACTTCGGTTCCTCGCGTTAGGGTTCAGTTCCATCAGAAATCCTGCAGCTACTAACGAATCTGCCACCACCTACGGATCACCCCTGCCTAGAACCCTAGTGCTGAGGTTTGGCAGATGAGAAACAAGCATCAGAAACAAAATCCGGTGTCTTATGGTACTAGTGAAGTGAATACCTTCCTGGATGGCGACACTCCCGGCAGCGAACGATCTCGCCGCCGCGAAATGTTCAGGCCTAGCAAGCAGCgagcgaggacggcggcggcggacggaggACGGGGATGTCGTCGGTCTGACCCTGCTCGACAAGCGCCATGGACTTCTTAGATGAGCTGAGATTGCAGCCCAATTGATGGCTCGGGCCGGGCCTTGCAGTTCAGGTTAGATCAGCAGGCTGGCCCAACTAAACGTACGTTGCTAGCTTAAGTAAAGCCTTAGATAGGGGGGTGATATACACCGACTTGGTCGGTGCGGTGCGCCCACCGCACACCTCCCCAGcctgtgggccggcccagtaatgttttttttcatttctgttttctttttgcgtTCGATTTTAAATTCGTTCAAAATTTGGAAATCGTCCATAGTTCAAAAATTGTTCAGAattaaaattttgttcaaatttcgaaattcgttcaaattttaaaaatcgttcgaaattttaaattttttcaaatttcaaatttcttccgaaatttggaaattcgttcaagatgaaaattttgttcaaaatttgaaattcgtccaaatttaaaaatcgttcaaaatttaaaatttgttcaaatttcaaaatttgttcaagattaaaattttgttcaaatttcaaaatttgttcaaattttatcatacttgaacatttttcaaatttgataattttcgaaaaaaaaattaaacagaaaaaaaggggagaacaaaaaagaaacactgaaaaagaaaacaaaaaagaaaagaaaaaagaaaaaaacagaaaacagaaaacagaaaaggaaaggaaaggaaaaggagaaaaaatagtaaaaatcgcctaaccgggccggcccacaccgcgcgcgggggtgtgcggcgcggtgcaggcaccgacctggtcggcatataggaatTCCCCTTAGATATGCTTAAAAACAAGTAAAGCCTTAGCTATTTAAAAAAAGCCACCTAAAAATTACTGTTCTAAAAAGGGTAAATGCTTAGATGTTAATTAAGAGTTCTATATTCTCACACAGTGCACAAGAAGTCCCGAAATACATTTACTTTCACAATATCTCGTACAAGCACACAAAAACACAACATGGTACAAACTGCGGTTAATTAAGTGGAATTAAGTACGGGCATTCCGGCCCCAGTATCCATATAGCACGCCACAACAACATGAACATGTGAGAGATCAGCCGCAAAATAAATACGCTGGTACTCAATAAATAAAATTCATAGGGGTGTAATGGATCAGATCGGATCAgatcatatttttctcataccatatcctttaccatatattTTTCTTGGATCCGAATCAGAGCGGATACTGGCCGGTTTCGAATTCGGATGCGGATATATCGGACTGCGGATTCGAACCGGAAATGAGACGGACTCGGATCGGAAACAAACATAGTCGGATATATGCTCTCGCCGGAAGATAGTTATAGTTCTTACAAATCTTGAGAGGGATTTAAACTTTTAGTCCTGTGTAGTTAAGAAAAAAGAGACACAATTTACGCTAAAACTCAAAAATTGATAGAATTTAGAGCTAAATATGCTCGCCAAATAAATTCGGTAACTCAATAACTACTAACCTTGTTAATTTGCCTTGGCTTTTGACTCAAAAATCGGATTATCCGGTAGGACAATGCTTCGGAGGAAAATTTTCATGTTGGAGGATTATTCATGTATCATGTGTGGACTTCAGCAACTTGAGTCAGGGATCACTTGTTTTTTCAGTGCCCATTTTCTACTCTTTGTTGTAAATTATATTTGGTAACTTTGATTGCAATTTTTTCTAGAAAATAAACTATCATGATGCAATATAACCACACAAGTAAAATTTGAGAATTCTCAAGTGGCATGACCTAAGATTATGAGGTGGCTCTTAGTTCTAGGGGACATCATCCGAAGATCTTTCTAACTCTACGTGTCTTCTGGTGTGATGGTGATACCATCATCCTCCCTCACCAATGTCCATCACCACCATCCTCTAGAACACATTTCTTGGACCGGGACGCTTGTGCACGAAGACGATGGTATCACAATCACACCGTGGTAGGCGAGAGCTGCAGGATAACCTAAGGTGGGATTGGGGATGGGGTGAGATGGGCCTATGGTATGCATGAGAGAACTGGGCTAGAGGCGTCATATATAGACAAGGCGCATGGGGCGGGCCAGCACACAGGTGCGAGAAGAAATCATGCAAGGGTATGGCACACAACGGTAGTCTCAAACCTTTCTCTCCTTTACTAAGGTATCAAGACAATTATGGTGGATATCTACTACAATGAATTCAATCCAATGCAATGGCGGAGGACCCGGTAGAGGGTTGCCCTACCTCgattgggggggggggaggggtgctACGCTTCGCCGGTGAGTGGTGGCTTCGTACAATTGTGCTGCTAGCTTGTTCGGCGAACACATGTAGTCACACATAGAGAGGAAAACGAAATGTGGGTCGTGTGGTCTCGGCTCTTGACTCTTTGGGCCTAGGCCAAGATAAGGACTATAGTCGCCAGACTAATAGACAATTGCTCGCCGAAATGGTGGCCTCCCCAGATCAAGCGACCCCCGGATCTATCCGGAGGCTCGACAGCTAAGGCTAGAACCTGATTGTTTGCTTGCAAGCTCATTTCTCGCATCCACTGGGCCAAAAGTCAGGCCATTGGTTGCCTTGCTGGTCACATGGATTTCCTGCACAACACGAGTTTTAAAGCAGCCCAAATTTGGCCGGCGAGACACACTCGTTTTGGTCGTTTTTCGTGGACAAGCCCTGGCGAGCACAACATGCCTGATAGTTTGCACGCATTGGGAAGCACCGGATACACGCCGTTTCCCTTAACTCCCACTCCACTCCCGTCACCGTCCAAACCCTAGTCGGTCACCTATGTTTCTCCATGGctgtcgctcctcctcctcccccttcgTCGGGTCGCAACTCCCAATCCGGCAAATGTCGACCGAGGCGTCAACTCGAGAAGCACGCGATCAACAAATCTCCCGGGCACATCGTCATCAGCGACAGTCGCCGGCCCCTCTAGTCGGAAAAGATGTTGCCTCCCTCATCCTTCTCGTCTCTTGAGAAATTTGGAAGGAGTGAAACGGAGTCTTCATCAACAAACATGCGCCGGCATCGCTAAAATGAAACGACATGCGAAAATCTGGGTCATAGCCAGCGCAGAGTGTAGGAGACTAAGTGATTTAAgtacgagtgtacgagtgacgatTTAAGTGACAGAAACATCCACGCCCTCGCGTGTAAATACAACCCGTGATTTAATAATAGGGAGAGTAGAACTTTGTTATAATAGCACCTTTTGTTTTCTTGTCAAATACTCTCTTACAATTAATAGATTGTGGCAAAACTTTTGCCACCATTTCAGATAAAAAAAGATGCAGTAACATTTTTTTCTTTTGTCGATCTCGTCCTTTTCAATTGGTACATTCTCTTGCTCcagttaggctggtgccaatgggggcgAGAGTGGGGGCGATAGCGCCCGACGCGAGGCGGGAGAGAGGCGAGACGAGAGCGGGAGGCGGCAGCGCTGG includes:
- the LOC124688328 gene encoding 50S ribosomal protein L20-like — its product is MNKGKIFKLAKGFRGRAKNCIRIARERVEKALQYSYRDRRNKKRDMRSLWIERINAGTRLHGVNYGNFMHGLVKENVQLNRKVLSELSMHEPYSFKALVDVSRTAFPGNRPPVKKEGLASIL